ATTGGAAGCACTAAGTTTTCTCCcctgtgagggagggaggaaagaaaaggagaatgcaggagaaagggaaagaatagCAGGGATGACAGTGGCCAAGGAAGGTTCTTCTCAGACACCCAACCTGTGGTCTTGGGCAATAGATGGGAGCAGCATCAAAGAGGAAGGTGGAGGGCTCAGCCCTCAGGGAGCCAAAGCCTCCAGCTTTTAGGGGGTTGAGTCAGCCCTGAACGGAGGGCAGAAGTTCAAGGGCATTGAAGATGCAGGCAGTTCCCCTGAGGGGCTTAGCCTTCTTGGGACAAGgagaaggaagacagaaggaTACATCCTCAGTGGGTGTGGGGGGAGCAGAGGGCGGAGGTTAGTTGGCTCCTCATTTGGCTCCACTAGGTCAGTTCCACATTGTTGGCACGGTCCAGGACCCGGGAGCCTCGGGCACTACCCCCAAGTTGGAAACGGCTTTCATAGAGAGTGGGGCAGAGGTGCCAGCGGTTGGACCGGTAGATGCCCAAGTAGGTGTAGACGTCAGGCTTGTAGGTGAGTAGGCACTTAATGCCTGCTGCACGGAtggctgaatctgctgccagtaCACCCAAGCGGTCCGTGAAGTCGTCCGTGTAAACACAGATGACCTGGCGCCCACCCTCCTTGGCCCGTGGGCTCACCTTGGCCACCTGAAGCTGGCCCTCTACTACAGCCCGTGCAATGCCAGCCCAGGCATGGTCCAGCTTGAAGCCAGGTGCCAGGTGCATCAGCCACTTGCCTGAGAGCACGTGGTGGGTGATGGCCAGCTGGCGGAGGGTAGCCGGTGTGATGGGTCGCCCACTAGTCTGCAGAGCTTCCCAGGCTGCCTGCAGGCCCTGCACGTCACCCGAGTTGGGGGTGTAGCCCTTCCCATATGCTGCAATCCAGCCCACAGGCTCAGAGTTGGGTGAACCAGGGTCCCCATAGCGGGTAACTTGGGATGGCGGGTACTTGGCCAACCAGGCATCCAGCTCGGTGGCAGGCGTGGTGCGGGCATCAAACACCAGCCAGGGGTCCATGTCGGCTGCCATGGCTTCCGCGGCCAGGTGctcagcagtgaagccatccTCACGGccgcctggggaatcctcctcctccagctcctcaCCTGGCTCCATCCTGTCGTGAGGGAACTGAGTCAGGAGAGGTCTGAGATAATAACTACAACTTGTTGGGTCCTAgtgggtgccaggcactggacTAAACTGTGGGGCCTTGGGCAAGACTTAATATCACTGTACCTCAGTTGCCTAACATTTACAGTGAGATAACAACTGTTCCTGTCTACTAGATGTGAAAATTAGATGCCTGAGGATCAGTGAGCACTACTTAAGCACTGTTACTACTATTCTTCCTGA
This is a stretch of genomic DNA from Nycticebus coucang isolate mNycCou1 chromosome 14, mNycCou1.pri, whole genome shotgun sequence. It encodes these proteins:
- the C14H11orf68 gene encoding UPF0696 protein C11orf68 homolog isoform X1, whose protein sequence is MARPSLGSLMDPPPGSAPPPEGPAPSPAWPRLSIKLLLRRRGAKMAAAAAAVAGAGRGSSGADPGQERSRARSWAGAERNEGRRMEPGEELEEEDSPGGREDGFTAEHLAAEAMAADMDPWLVFDARTTPATELDAWLAKYPPSQVTRYGDPGSPNSEPVGWIAAYGKGYTPNSGDVQGLQAAWEALQTSGRPITPATLRQLAITHHVLSGKWLMHLAPGFKLDHAWAGIARAVVEGQLQVAKVSPRAKEGGRQVICVYTDDFTDRLGVLAADSAIRAAGIKCLLTYKPDVYTYLGIYRSNRWHLCPTLYESRFQLGGSARGSRVLDRANNVELT
- the C14H11orf68 gene encoding UPF0696 protein C11orf68 homolog isoform X2 translates to MEPGEELEEEDSPGGREDGFTAEHLAAEAMAADMDPWLVFDARTTPATELDAWLAKYPPSQVTRYGDPGSPNSEPVGWIAAYGKGYTPNSGDVQGLQAAWEALQTSGRPITPATLRQLAITHHVLSGKWLMHLAPGFKLDHAWAGIARAVVEGQLQVAKVSPRAKEGGRQVICVYTDDFTDRLGVLAADSAIRAAGIKCLLTYKPDVYTYLGIYRSNRWHLCPTLYESRFQLGGSARGSRVLDRANNVELT